In the genome of Hymenobacter taeanensis, one region contains:
- a CDS encoding class I SAM-dependent DNA methyltransferase translates to MTYPEFEARWKPAGGAERANYGLFLQDLCDLLEVPRPDPTTDSPAQDQYVLERAVQFNDGQKKSTGRIDLYKRGCFVLETKQGTDTPDQQQRLNRAELGLPSEKRRKGHAVRGSAKWAEMMQAARQQALGYVRALPAEEPRPLFVLVADVGYCLDVYSNFAGVGDSFVPFPDQTRFRLPLSALADEGTRAMLRQVFLAPRELDPSRRAARVTRELAARLAKLSEQLERARHAPEVVAQFLMRCLFTMFSEDVGLIPKTSFTGMLGQYRTPELLEFLPDALQGLWRTMDTGGFSSDLKARLRRFNGKLFHDATALPLTADQAELLLQSARADWTEVEPAIFGTLLERALDPKERHSLGAHYTPRRYVERLVLPTVLEPLRREWAAAQAAGARRLEEGNPKEARQELVRFLSRLTSIRILDPACGSGNFLYVTLEHLKRLEGEVLAAINSYGHTGLLELGGGTTVSPHQLLGLELNPRAAAIADVVLRIGYLQWHLRTYGPSELREPLLDEYQNIRQQDAALQHDAPVPRLDALGHPVTRWDGTTRLHPATGQPVPDETARTPVLDYPNPKPAEWPTADFIVGNPPFIGKLRMREALGDGYTEALRKAYKGQVPDSADFVMYWWNKAAKLLQGGQIERFGFITTNSITQIFNRRIIEQYLNNDKSPISFSFAIPEHPWVDGADGAAVRIAMTSLQAGAQPGKLSTVTYEESSDDESRNVELTDTTGIINSDLTVGADVAGTQALLSNEGVTSMGMMLAGSGFIVTPEEANILGLGSVEKLSDYIKPYRNGKDLVSTPRGAMVIDMFGLNPDQILNLFPKVYQHIIEKIKPERDANRDKGIREKWWLFARTRDNLRLAIAGTERFIATVETAKHRTFQFLESNIIPDHRLIAFALNDAYHLGVLSSKFHNIWALAAGGDLGGNTPIYNKTRCFDPFPFPAATAEQQARIRELAEQLDAHRKRQQALHPSLTLTDLYNVVEKLRAGTALSTAKEQTINQQGLASVVLSLHQQLDAAVAEAYGWPSALPDAEILTRLVRLNHERAREEQQGHIRYLRPAYQAPELQQSALELPAAQAAQATATPEATGPQPWPAELAQQMQAVRDVVQQAGQPVSAAQVATRFRRLKPEKVQPLLDTLAALSLLRRTEEDTYAA, encoded by the coding sequence GTGACTTACCCCGAATTTGAAGCCCGCTGGAAGCCCGCCGGCGGCGCGGAGCGGGCCAACTACGGCCTGTTTCTGCAAGACCTCTGCGACCTGCTGGAAGTACCCCGCCCCGACCCCACCACCGACTCGCCCGCCCAAGACCAATACGTGCTGGAGCGCGCCGTGCAGTTCAATGATGGCCAGAAGAAAAGCACCGGCCGCATTGACCTCTATAAGCGCGGCTGCTTTGTGCTGGAAACCAAGCAGGGCACCGACACCCCCGATCAGCAGCAGCGCCTCAACCGCGCCGAGCTGGGCCTGCCCAGCGAGAAGCGCCGCAAGGGCCACGCCGTGCGGGGCTCGGCCAAGTGGGCCGAAATGATGCAGGCCGCCCGCCAGCAGGCCCTCGGGTACGTGCGCGCCCTGCCCGCCGAGGAGCCCAGGCCCCTCTTTGTGCTGGTGGCCGACGTGGGCTACTGCCTCGATGTGTACAGCAACTTTGCCGGCGTCGGTGATTCGTTTGTGCCCTTCCCCGACCAGACCCGGTTCCGGCTGCCGCTGTCGGCGCTGGCCGATGAGGGCACGCGGGCCATGCTGCGGCAGGTGTTTCTGGCCCCGCGTGAGCTGGACCCCAGCCGCCGCGCCGCCCGCGTGACGCGGGAGCTGGCCGCCCGCCTGGCCAAGCTCTCGGAGCAGCTGGAGCGCGCCCGCCACGCCCCCGAGGTGGTAGCGCAGTTCCTGATGCGCTGCCTGTTTACCATGTTCTCCGAGGATGTGGGCCTCATCCCGAAAACCTCCTTCACGGGCATGCTAGGCCAGTACCGCACCCCCGAGCTGCTGGAGTTTCTGCCCGATGCTCTCCAGGGCCTCTGGCGCACCATGGACACGGGCGGGTTCTCCTCCGACCTCAAGGCCCGCCTGCGCCGCTTCAACGGCAAGCTCTTCCACGATGCCACCGCCCTGCCCCTCACCGCCGACCAGGCCGAGCTGCTGCTGCAATCGGCCCGCGCCGACTGGACGGAGGTGGAGCCGGCCATTTTTGGCACGCTGCTGGAGCGCGCCCTCGACCCCAAGGAGCGCCACAGCCTGGGCGCCCACTACACCCCGCGCCGCTACGTAGAGCGCCTGGTGCTGCCCACGGTGCTGGAGCCGCTCCGCCGCGAGTGGGCCGCCGCCCAGGCCGCCGGGGCCCGCCGCCTCGAAGAAGGCAACCCCAAAGAAGCCCGCCAGGAGCTGGTGCGCTTCCTGAGCCGCCTCACCTCCATCCGCATCCTCGACCCCGCCTGCGGCTCCGGCAACTTCCTGTACGTCACGCTGGAGCACCTCAAGCGCCTGGAGGGCGAGGTGCTGGCCGCCATCAACAGCTACGGCCACACGGGCCTGCTGGAGCTGGGCGGCGGCACCACCGTGAGCCCCCACCAGCTGCTGGGCCTGGAGCTGAACCCGCGCGCCGCCGCCATTGCCGACGTGGTGCTGCGCATCGGCTACCTGCAATGGCACCTGCGCACCTACGGCCCCTCCGAGCTGCGCGAGCCCCTGCTGGATGAGTACCAGAACATCCGCCAGCAGGATGCCGCCCTGCAACACGATGCGCCCGTGCCCCGTCTCGATGCCCTGGGCCACCCCGTCACGCGCTGGGACGGCACCACGCGCCTGCACCCCGCCACCGGCCAGCCCGTCCCCGACGAAACCGCCCGCACGCCCGTCCTCGACTACCCCAACCCCAAGCCCGCCGAGTGGCCTACCGCCGATTTTATCGTCGGCAACCCGCCGTTTATTGGAAAGCTAAGGATGCGTGAAGCTTTAGGAGATGGTTATACGGAGGCTTTACGGAAAGCTTATAAGGGTCAAGTACCTGATTCAGCTGATTTTGTGATGTATTGGTGGAATAAGGCTGCCAAACTACTTCAGGGTGGTCAAATTGAGCGCTTCGGGTTTATTACAACTAATTCTATCACACAGATTTTTAATCGAAGAATCATTGAGCAGTATCTAAATAATGACAAAAGCCCTATTTCCTTTTCATTCGCTATTCCTGAACATCCTTGGGTAGACGGAGCCGATGGAGCTGCTGTGCGTATTGCTATGACAAGTCTACAAGCAGGGGCACAGCCTGGAAAACTTTCTACTGTTACTTATGAAGAGTCTTCTGATGACGAGTCTCGTAATGTTGAACTGACTGACACAACTGGTATAATCAATTCCGATTTAACCGTAGGTGCAGATGTAGCGGGAACTCAGGCATTACTGTCAAACGAAGGTGTAACTAGCATGGGTATGATGTTAGCGGGCTCAGGATTCATTGTCACTCCTGAGGAAGCTAATATTCTGGGCTTAGGCTCAGTTGAGAAGCTATCTGATTATATCAAACCCTATCGTAATGGGAAAGACTTGGTTTCTACACCTCGTGGAGCGATGGTCATTGATATGTTTGGCTTAAACCCAGACCAAATATTAAATCTGTTCCCCAAAGTGTATCAACATATTATTGAGAAAATCAAACCTGAAAGAGACGCAAATAGAGATAAAGGAATAAGAGAGAAGTGGTGGCTATTTGCAAGAACCAGGGATAATTTGCGACTCGCAATAGCTGGCACAGAACGGTTTATAGCCACGGTAGAGACAGCTAAACATAGAACTTTTCAATTCTTAGAATCCAATATTATCCCTGATCATAGGCTAATAGCATTCGCGCTGAATGATGCTTACCATCTGGGAGTACTATCAAGTAAGTTTCATAATATTTGGGCTCTTGCCGCAGGAGGTGATTTAGGTGGTAATACTCCCATATATAACAAAACCCGCTGTTTCGACCCGTTCCCCTTCCCCGCCGCCACGGCGGAGCAGCAGGCGCGCATCCGGGAGCTGGCCGAACAGCTCGACGCCCACCGCAAGCGCCAGCAGGCCCTGCACCCCAGCCTCACCCTCACCGACCTCTACAACGTGGTGGAGAAGCTGCGCGCCGGCACGGCCCTGTCCACCGCCAAAGAGCAAACCATCAACCAGCAGGGCCTGGCCTCCGTGGTGCTCAGCCTCCACCAGCAGCTCGATGCCGCCGTAGCTGAGGCCTACGGGTGGCCTAGCGCCCTCCCCGATGCCGAGATTCTGACCCGCCTCGTGCGCCTCAACCACGAGCGCGCCCGCGAGGAGCAGCAGGGCCACATCCGGTACCTGCGCCCCGCCTACCAGGCCCCCGAGCTGCAACAATCGGCCCTGGAGCTGCCCGCCGCGCAGGCTGCCCAAGCCACTGCCACCCCGGAAGCCACCGGCCCCCAACCCTGGCCCGCCGAGCTGGCCCAGCAGATGCAAGCCGTGCGCGATGTAGTGCAGCAGGCGGGCCAGCCCGTCAGCGCCGCTCAGGTAGCCACCCGCTTCCGCCGCCTGAAACCCGAGAAAGTGCAGCCCCTGCTGGATACCCTCGCGGCCCTTAGCCTCCTGCGCCGCACCGAGGAAGACACCTACGCCGCCTAG
- a CDS encoding right-handed parallel beta-helix repeat-containing protein, with translation MRKYLLSLILFAGCYLGVGHSVLATTYYVSNSGNDTNPGTSVATAWQSIERVNQVMLKPGDRVLFNGAQTFEGTIGAQNSGTATQPIIYSSFGPGTATINSGNYWGFIAQNQDALEIRRLKFMGNGREVNATGGVFFYRDDEKITTQLQHIILDSLDVSGYKRYGIIIGSNSATADYWRNTYGYDDVRITNTATHDNGDTGIFSYGATLHAHRNWYIANCKSYNNSGATYIQDRNTGSGIVLANVDGALVEYCAAYNNGWLSSHANSGPAGIWAYACNNLIIQYSESYNNSSATLDGGGFDLDGGCTNSTLQYNYSHDNAGPGLMLAQYAGAPIALENLTIRYNVSENDARRYRGSITLWSSGAGGGIRNANIYNNTVFLSPTPGGYIPQAVDVGSGGIENVALRNNVFQTTAGLPFLNDVSGSVTFQGNCYWSSGAPAEWRHFSSTYTSMEQWRANTGAEMLDGAPTGLVADPKLTAPGQGGTGPWGPDKPISAWKAYQLQASSPLVGAGLDLKARFGISPGTHDLFGFPIPSGGARANIGAQGGSGGTPLPVELVSFYAQYKNNRVGLHWTTATERNSAFFEIQRSTDGKAFVTLGKVAAAGNSAIGRTYTWDDVQPFAQTAYYRLRQTDHDGSAHYSTVAVVTPNTIGKQELSVFPNPVKRGQELFLDLAAWSGQSTQLTITSLTGQVSLRTQLTAASTPTAVRLPAQLPAGTYLLTMQNGQQKFHARMVVE, from the coding sequence ATGAGAAAATATCTTCTATCTCTCATTTTGTTTGCGGGCTGCTATCTGGGCGTTGGTCATTCTGTGCTGGCTACGACCTACTATGTTAGCAACAGCGGAAACGACACGAACCCAGGAACTTCAGTAGCTACTGCCTGGCAGAGTATTGAGCGAGTAAACCAAGTGATGTTAAAGCCTGGAGACCGGGTTTTATTTAATGGTGCTCAAACATTTGAGGGCACTATTGGCGCTCAAAATAGTGGTACAGCAACCCAACCTATTATTTATAGCTCGTTTGGACCGGGTACAGCCACCATTAACAGCGGTAATTATTGGGGTTTTATAGCGCAAAACCAGGACGCACTCGAAATCCGGCGCCTAAAGTTTATGGGCAATGGCCGCGAGGTTAATGCAACCGGCGGGGTGTTCTTTTACCGTGACGATGAAAAAATAACGACTCAGCTACAGCACATTATCCTTGACAGCCTGGACGTCAGCGGGTATAAGCGGTATGGCATTATAATAGGCAGCAACAGCGCCACAGCGGACTACTGGCGCAACACATATGGCTACGATGATGTGCGCATTACAAATACGGCAACCCATGATAACGGCGACACCGGTATATTCTCTTATGGAGCTACCCTCCACGCGCACCGGAACTGGTATATAGCAAACTGTAAGTCGTACAATAATTCTGGGGCTACGTACATCCAGGACCGAAATACGGGAAGTGGTATTGTGCTGGCCAATGTAGATGGTGCCCTGGTTGAGTACTGCGCAGCTTATAATAACGGCTGGCTTAGTAGTCATGCGAATTCGGGCCCAGCAGGTATATGGGCGTATGCCTGCAACAACCTGATTATTCAATACTCTGAGTCATACAACAATAGCTCCGCCACGCTTGATGGAGGTGGGTTCGACCTGGATGGGGGCTGCACGAACTCTACGCTACAATACAACTACTCGCACGACAATGCGGGTCCGGGCCTCATGTTGGCCCAATATGCTGGGGCACCGATAGCTCTTGAAAACCTGACTATCCGGTATAATGTCAGTGAAAATGATGCTCGCCGCTATAGAGGTAGTATCACGTTGTGGTCTTCAGGTGCAGGCGGGGGCATCAGAAACGCTAATATCTATAATAACACTGTTTTCCTATCTCCAACTCCCGGCGGGTACATACCGCAAGCAGTTGATGTAGGTAGTGGTGGCATAGAAAACGTAGCACTCCGCAATAATGTATTTCAAACCACCGCAGGCTTACCGTTTCTGAATGATGTTAGCGGTTCGGTCACATTCCAGGGTAACTGCTACTGGAGCAGTGGGGCTCCTGCGGAATGGCGGCACTTTTCCTCTACTTACACCAGTATGGAGCAGTGGCGCGCCAATACAGGAGCAGAAATGCTTGACGGTGCCCCCACTGGTTTGGTAGCTGATCCTAAATTGACGGCTCCGGGCCAGGGTGGTACTGGCCCTTGGGGGCCTGATAAGCCTATTAGTGCCTGGAAAGCCTATCAGCTGCAGGCGTCCTCACCACTGGTTGGGGCCGGACTGGACCTGAAAGCACGGTTCGGCATCTCTCCTGGCACCCACGACCTGTTTGGGTTTCCGATTCCGTCGGGAGGCGCTAGGGCCAACATTGGGGCGCAGGGTGGTAGTGGCGGCACCCCCCTTCCGGTGGAGCTGGTTAGCTTTTATGCCCAATACAAGAACAACCGGGTGGGGCTGCACTGGACAACCGCAACGGAGCGCAACAGCGCTTTCTTTGAAATTCAGCGCTCCACAGATGGTAAGGCCTTTGTAACCTTGGGGAAGGTTGCGGCTGCAGGTAACAGCGCCATTGGCCGTACCTACACCTGGGACGACGTGCAGCCATTTGCTCAAACCGCGTACTATCGCTTGCGCCAAACCGACCACGATGGCTCGGCGCACTATAGCACGGTGGCCGTAGTTACCCCCAACACCATTGGTAAACAGGAGCTAAGCGTGTTCCCCAACCCGGTAAAACGCGGGCAGGAGTTGTTCCTGGATCTGGCGGCATGGTCGGGTCAAAGCACTCAGCTAACCATCACCAGCCTAACCGGGCAGGTATCGCTCCGTACCCAGCTTACCGCCGCCTCTACCCCAACAGCAGTGCGCCTCCCGGCGCAACTACCTGCTGGTACCTACCTGCTAACCATGCAGAATGGGCAGCAGAAGTTTCACGCCCGCATGGTAGTAGAATAG
- a CDS encoding gluconate:H+ symporter has product MTLLIVLLAVLALIGLISWGKVNAFLAFLLVTLGTGLALGLTGGELMGAISKGLGDTLGSVLIVIVLGAMLGKIVADSGAAQQIAAVLIEVFGTRYIQWTMMITGFIIGIPLFYNVGFVLMIPLIFSVVYKYRLPAVYVGLPMLAALSVMHGFLPPHPSPTALVAQFQASIGLTFLYGLLIAIPAVILAGPVYGLTLRGIVSVPLASFVSETLPENALPGRVNSFISSLLPVLLLAVVLGLQALLPPGGPLSPALTFLAEPSVVMLASLLVATFTLGTGLGRPMSSVMDAYASSVKDVALILLIIGGAGALKEVLVASGVSHEIAQSLQHTGLPPLLLGWLIAAAIRVCLGSATIAGLTAAGVMLPTMALSHTNPNLMVLSIGAGSLLLSHFNDAGFWLFKEYFNLSAKDTLRSWTMMETIVSVVGLGGVLLLDWALPLLGH; this is encoded by the coding sequence ATGACACTACTCATCGTTTTACTGGCAGTGCTAGCCCTGATTGGGCTTATCAGCTGGGGCAAGGTGAATGCGTTTCTAGCGTTTCTGTTGGTTACGCTGGGGACTGGCCTAGCCCTGGGCCTAACTGGGGGTGAGCTGATGGGCGCCATCTCCAAAGGCCTCGGCGATACGCTGGGCTCGGTGCTGATTGTAATTGTGCTGGGGGCCATGCTGGGCAAAATAGTGGCCGATAGCGGAGCCGCCCAACAGATTGCGGCTGTTCTGATCGAGGTTTTCGGCACCCGCTATATTCAGTGGACGATGATGATAACGGGCTTTATCATTGGTATTCCGCTGTTTTACAACGTGGGCTTTGTCCTGATGATCCCGCTGATTTTCTCCGTGGTATACAAGTACCGGCTGCCCGCCGTGTACGTAGGCCTGCCCATGCTGGCGGCCCTCTCGGTGATGCACGGCTTTCTGCCCCCGCACCCGTCACCTACGGCGCTGGTGGCCCAGTTTCAGGCCAGCATTGGGCTCACCTTCCTGTATGGGCTGCTGATTGCTATTCCGGCGGTTATTCTGGCAGGCCCGGTGTACGGCCTCACGCTGCGCGGTATAGTATCGGTGCCCCTGGCCAGCTTTGTATCGGAGACCCTGCCTGAGAATGCATTGCCGGGCCGCGTCAATAGCTTTATTTCATCGTTGCTGCCCGTGTTGCTGCTGGCAGTTGTGCTTGGGCTGCAAGCTCTGTTGCCGCCGGGCGGGCCATTAAGCCCAGCGCTGACTTTTCTGGCTGAACCCTCGGTGGTGATGCTGGCATCATTGCTGGTGGCCACCTTCACGCTGGGAACTGGCCTAGGCAGGCCCATGAGTAGCGTGATGGATGCGTATGCAAGCTCGGTGAAGGATGTAGCCCTCATCTTGCTCATCATTGGGGGCGCGGGGGCCCTTAAGGAGGTGCTGGTAGCCAGCGGAGTAAGCCACGAAATAGCCCAGAGCCTCCAGCATACCGGCTTGCCGCCCTTGCTGCTGGGCTGGCTGATTGCCGCGGCCATCCGGGTGTGCCTGGGCTCGGCCACCATTGCCGGCCTAACGGCAGCGGGAGTAATGCTGCCTACCATGGCGCTGTCACACACCAACCCCAACCTGATGGTGCTGTCCATTGGGGCCGGCAGCCTGTTGCTCTCGCACTTCAACGATGCTGGTTTTTGGCTGTTCAAGGAGTATTTCAACCTTTCTGCCAAAGACACGCTGCGCTCCTGGACTATGATGGAGACTATTGTGTCGGTGGTGGGGCTGGGAGGGGTGCTACTCCTGGATTGGGCCCTGCCGCTGCTAGGCCACTAA
- the nhaA gene encoding Na+/H+ antiporter NhaA, producing MTVVVGDFVRPLVRPFTEFFRREAAGGIMLLLSSVLALVLANLKGGVANYFPGIWEEHLQIGINNFTLNKSLLHWINDGLMAVFFLIVGLEIKREVLEGELASFQKAALPIAGALGGMVVPALLYTYFNQGQPTANGWGIPMATDIAFALAVLQLLGPRVPLALKVFLTALAIVDDLGAVLVIAGFYTQELQLSYLFMAFGAWSALWFINVLGGRSLWFYLPLGVALWYFTLQSGVHATLAGVLLAVTIPLRIGHTRPVLFHLIERRLAFLQQEAHTHETDPRTISEELEALAEAVSSPAQRLEQRLHGLVAFGIIPLFAFANTSLVIEPAVFEQLFSPLGLGILVGLVVGKPLGIGLLAWATVKLGWATLPVGVTWRHLWGAGVLAGIGFTMSIFITLLALGEGSEGEAVAKTAILLASLVAGALGFLLLQTTPMPPSPPPHVPPAT from the coding sequence ATGACAGTAGTAGTTGGTGATTTTGTACGGCCCCTGGTGCGGCCTTTCACGGAGTTTTTCCGGCGGGAAGCGGCCGGCGGTATTATGCTGCTTCTTAGCAGCGTGCTGGCCTTGGTGCTAGCCAACCTGAAAGGCGGCGTAGCCAACTATTTCCCGGGTATCTGGGAAGAGCACCTGCAAATTGGCATCAACAACTTTACTCTGAATAAGAGTCTGCTGCACTGGATCAACGACGGCCTGATGGCGGTGTTTTTCCTGATTGTGGGGCTTGAAATCAAGCGGGAGGTACTGGAAGGAGAGTTAGCCTCATTCCAGAAAGCTGCCCTGCCCATTGCGGGGGCCTTGGGCGGTATGGTGGTGCCGGCTTTGCTCTATACCTATTTCAACCAGGGCCAGCCCACTGCCAACGGGTGGGGCATTCCCATGGCTACCGACATTGCCTTTGCCCTGGCTGTACTGCAGCTGTTGGGGCCGCGTGTACCCCTGGCCCTCAAAGTGTTTCTCACGGCTTTGGCCATTGTTGATGACCTGGGGGCCGTGCTGGTTATTGCGGGTTTCTACACCCAGGAACTGCAACTCTCCTACCTGTTCATGGCCTTTGGGGCCTGGTCGGCCCTGTGGTTTATTAACGTGCTGGGTGGGCGCAGCTTGTGGTTTTACCTGCCCCTGGGGGTTGCCCTTTGGTACTTTACGCTGCAATCAGGGGTGCATGCCACGCTGGCGGGCGTGCTGCTGGCGGTTACCATTCCGTTGCGCATTGGGCATACCCGGCCGGTACTGTTTCACCTGATTGAGCGGCGGCTGGCCTTCCTGCAGCAAGAGGCACACACTCACGAAACTGATCCCCGCACCATCAGTGAGGAGCTGGAAGCCCTGGCCGAAGCCGTTAGCTCGCCGGCTCAGCGCCTGGAGCAGCGCCTGCACGGGTTGGTGGCGTTCGGCATCATCCCGCTGTTTGCCTTTGCCAACACCAGCCTGGTCATTGAGCCCGCGGTGTTTGAGCAGCTGTTTTCGCCGTTGGGCCTGGGCATTCTGGTGGGCCTGGTGGTGGGCAAGCCCCTGGGCATAGGCCTACTGGCCTGGGCCACCGTGAAGTTGGGCTGGGCCACGCTGCCAGTGGGTGTAACCTGGCGCCACTTGTGGGGCGCCGGCGTGCTGGCCGGCATTGGCTTCACCATGTCAATCTTTATTACGCTGCTGGCCCTGGGCGAAGGTTCTGAGGGAGAGGCGGTGGCTAAAACCGCTATTCTGCTGGCTTCACTGGTGGCGGGTGCGCTGGGCTTTCTGCTGCTGCAAACTACCCCTATGCCGCCTTCGCCCCCACCCCATGTACCGCCCGCTACGTAG
- a CDS encoding gluconokinase — MQDNTVYVVMGVSGSGKTTVGRLLAERLSLPFYDADDFHSEANIAKMRGGTPLTDEDRRGWLNQLAAGVKKWSQANGAVLACSALKEKYRQQFNEAATHPIRWVFLDGSEELLSERLRTRTGHYMTQQMLASQLATLERPAYGLRLTLSQQLSPQDLVEQVIAADSAERLA; from the coding sequence ATGCAAGACAATACGGTATATGTTGTAATGGGCGTATCGGGGAGCGGTAAAACCACTGTTGGCCGCCTGCTAGCTGAACGACTTTCCCTACCCTTTTACGATGCTGACGATTTTCACTCAGAGGCGAACATTGCCAAAATGCGGGGTGGTACGCCGCTTACCGATGAAGACCGTAGGGGGTGGCTGAATCAGCTGGCGGCGGGTGTGAAAAAGTGGAGCCAGGCGAACGGGGCAGTGCTGGCCTGCTCTGCCCTTAAGGAGAAATACCGGCAGCAATTCAATGAGGCGGCCACTCACCCCATTCGGTGGGTGTTTCTGGATGGCTCGGAGGAGTTGCTCAGTGAGCGGCTGCGGACACGTACGGGCCATTATATGACCCAGCAGATGCTGGCGTCGCAGCTGGCTACGCTGGAGCGCCCCGCGTATGGGTTACGGCTGACGCTCTCGCAGCAGCTCAGCCCCCAAGACCTGGTAGAGCAAGTAATAGCAGCTGATTCAGCGGAACGGCTCGCATGA
- a CDS encoding fasciclin domain-containing protein, translated as MAHNKTILSVLFCGFLLAGAGVSTASAQTGDPVTAKANGNLLGMSRLSPNHTTLMQAVKAAGLEGAATGSTKYTVFAPTNAAFEKLPAGRLDELLKPANKGQLTALIAYHVVPGSYLAANLKDGMQLQTVQGEKLTVMRRGSTIMLKDAKGMTTTVVNDDIVAENGVIHSIDTVLMPTSLTAPTK; from the coding sequence ATGGCGCATAACAAAACCATTCTCTCCGTACTCTTTTGTGGCTTTCTGCTGGCAGGTGCCGGCGTTTCAACGGCCTCGGCCCAAACCGGCGACCCGGTAACGGCCAAGGCTAACGGCAACCTGCTGGGCATGTCGCGGCTTTCTCCTAACCACACCACGCTTATGCAGGCGGTGAAAGCTGCCGGCCTGGAAGGAGCCGCTACAGGCTCTACCAAATACACGGTGTTTGCCCCCACCAACGCGGCCTTCGAGAAGCTGCCCGCTGGCCGGCTCGATGAGTTGCTGAAGCCCGCTAATAAAGGCCAGCTCACCGCCCTGATTGCGTATCACGTAGTGCCCGGCAGCTACCTGGCCGCCAACCTCAAAGACGGCATGCAACTCCAGACCGTGCAGGGCGAAAAGCTCACCGTTATGCGCCGGGGCAGCACCATTATGCTCAAAGACGCCAAAGGCATGACCACTACCGTCGTCAACGACGACATAGTAGCCGAGAATGGGGTAATTCATTCCATTGATACGGTGCTGATGCCCACCAGCCTCACTGCGCCTACCAAATAG
- a CDS encoding NUDIX hydrolase: MNTRQEVLDFVHNGHQHYLPHLSIDCVIFGYHAHQLKILLIRHHGHEKWSLPGGYIARNETLTQSAHRILAEKTQLSNLFLQQFYVFGDSATRMNRIETHDTHNTTYAKVGVALGENHWLSERTLSIGYYALVDYLNVVVTPDLLVDAYCWQEVTDVPALDFDHNEIVQKALMTLRAQLYQQPIGYNLLAEKFTLPEIHALYEAILGRQFDRRNFRKKLLTLGLIRQLEERRKIGPHRSPYLYEFDPENYQKALEEGAVLAQ, translated from the coding sequence ATGAATACCCGCCAAGAAGTACTGGACTTTGTTCATAATGGGCATCAGCACTATTTACCCCACCTTTCTATTGACTGTGTGATATTTGGCTACCATGCCCATCAGCTGAAAATTTTGCTGATCCGGCACCATGGCCACGAGAAATGGAGCTTGCCGGGCGGCTACATTGCCCGCAACGAAACACTAACACAGTCGGCCCACCGCATCCTCGCCGAAAAAACGCAGCTCTCAAACCTGTTCCTGCAGCAGTTTTACGTGTTCGGCGACAGTGCCACCCGCATGAACAGAATTGAAACGCACGATACCCACAACACCACTTACGCCAAAGTGGGAGTAGCACTTGGGGAAAACCATTGGCTTTCTGAACGCACACTTTCTATTGGCTACTATGCCCTGGTTGACTACCTGAACGTAGTTGTGACCCCCGATTTGCTTGTGGATGCCTACTGCTGGCAGGAGGTAACCGACGTGCCGGCGCTGGATTTCGACCACAATGAAATTGTGCAGAAGGCCCTCATGACCCTGCGGGCGCAGCTTTACCAGCAGCCCATTGGCTACAACCTACTGGCCGAGAAATTTACTCTCCCCGAAATTCACGCCCTCTACGAAGCCATTCTCGGCCGGCAGTTCGACCGCCGCAACTTCCGCAAAAAACTCCTCACGCTGGGCCTCATCCGGCAGCTGGAAGAGCGGCGCAAAATTGGGCCGCACCGCTCTCCTTACTTATATGAGTTTGACCCTGAGAACTACCAAAAGGCCCTGGAAGAAGGGGCCGTGCTGGCGCAGTAA
- a CDS encoding spore germination protein GerW family protein, which produces MQTPSSAATPSSSLVERLARQLGLSATAQTIYGTPTERDGITVIPVARSIYGFGGGGGAKANEGEGSGGGAGVVLTPIGYIEIANGKSRFRPIRGSVVPLVAVSGLVALLLLRNVPKLLRRNR; this is translated from the coding sequence ATGCAAACGCCTTCCTCTGCGGCAACTCCCTCATCATCCCTGGTAGAGCGCCTGGCCCGGCAGCTAGGCCTCTCTGCCACCGCCCAAACCATTTATGGCACTCCCACTGAGCGCGATGGCATCACGGTTATTCCCGTGGCGCGGTCCATCTACGGCTTTGGGGGCGGGGGCGGCGCCAAGGCCAACGAGGGCGAGGGCTCCGGCGGAGGCGCCGGCGTGGTTCTCACACCTATTGGCTACATCGAAATAGCCAATGGCAAGTCGCGCTTCCGGCCCATCCGGGGCTCAGTGGTGCCGCTTGTGGCCGTGAGTGGCCTGGTGGCCCTGCTACTGCTGCGCAACGTGCCCAAGCTGCTTCGCCGTAACCGGTAA